A genome region from Pseudomonas sp. N3-W includes the following:
- a CDS encoding DUF1428 domain-containing protein: MSYVDGFIVAVPTANREKFKKHAESAAEIFKENGALSIVECWGDDVPDGKLTSFPMAVKLKPDETVVFSWIVWPDKATRNAGMQKLMADPRLQPDVNPMPFDGQRMVFGGFEIIVQA, translated from the coding sequence ATGTCCTACGTAGATGGCTTTATTGTTGCCGTACCCACTGCCAATCGCGAAAAATTCAAGAAACACGCGGAGTCCGCCGCCGAAATCTTCAAGGAAAATGGCGCCCTGAGCATTGTCGAATGCTGGGGCGATGACGTGCCCGACGGCAAGCTGACGTCGTTCCCGATGGCGGTGAAACTCAAGCCTGATGAAACGGTGGTTTTTTCCTGGATCGTCTGGCCGGACAAAGCGACCCGCAATGCCGGCATGCAGAAACTGATGGCCGATCCGCGCCTGCAGCCGGACGTCAATCCGATGCCGTTCGACGGCCAGCGCATGGTGTTTGGCGGCTTTGAGATAATCGTCCAGGCTTGA